A single Capricornis sumatraensis isolate serow.1 chromosome 20, serow.2, whole genome shotgun sequence DNA region contains:
- the TRADD gene encoding tumor necrosis factor receptor type 1-associated DEATH domain protein — MAAGPNGLEEWVGSAYLFVESSLDKVVLSDAYAHQQQKVGMYRALRTALAESGGSPDVLQMLKIHRSDPQLIVQLRFSGRLACSRFLRAYREGELRATLQGCLAQALALNSVPLQLELRAGAEQLDALLTDEERCLNCICAQKPDRLRDEELTELEDALRNLTCGSAAGQGSDVQGTPAPSQSLAPSLPEEKPPPPPPGQTFLFQGQPIVNRPLNLQDQQKFARSVGLKWRKVGRSLQRSCRALRDPALDSLAYEYEREGLYEQAFQLLRRFVQAEGRRATLQRLVEALEENELTSLAEDLLGLANPEGSLV; from the exons ATGGCGGCTGGGCCAAATGGGCTTGAGGAGTGGGTGGGCAGTGCATACCTGTTTGTGGAGTCCTCGCTGGACAAAGTGGTCTTGTCCGATGCCTACGCTCACCAGCAGCAGAAAGTGGGAATGTACAGGGCTCTCCGGACTGCCCTGGCAG AGAGTGGCGGGAGCCCCGACGTGCTGCAGATGCTCAAGATCCACCGCAGCGACCCGCAGTTGATCGTGCAACTGCGTTTCAGCGGGCGCCTGGCGTGCAGCCGCTTCCTCCGCGCCTACCGCGAGGGGGAGCTGCGAGCCACACTGCAAGGGTGCCTGGCTCAGGCACTGGCCCTGAACTCGGTGCCGTTGCAACTGGAGCTGCGCGCTGGCGCCGAGCAGCTGGATGCCTTGTTGACCGACGAGGAGCGCTGTTTGAACTGCatatgcgcccagaag CCTGACCGGCTCCGGGATGAGGAACTCACCGAGTTGGAGGATGCGCTCAGGAATCTGACGTGCGGCTCGGCGGCGGGCCAAGGGAGCGATGTGCAAGGCACTCCAGCCCCCTCGCAGTCTCTGGCACCTTCTCTGCCGGAGGAGAAACCGCCACCACCGCCGCCTGGCCAGACTTTTTTGTTCCAGGGTCAGCCCATAG TGAACCGGCCGCTGAACCTGCAGGATCAACAGAAGTTCGCCCGCTCCGTGGGCCTCAAGTGGCGCAAGGTGGGGCGCTCTCTGCAGCGCAGCTGCCGCGCGCTGCGGGACCCGGCGCTGGACTCACTGGCCTATGAATACGAGCGCGAAGGGCTGTACGAGCAGGCCTTCCAGCTGCTGCGGCGCTTTGTGCAGGCCGAGGGCCGCCGCGCCACGCTGCAGCGCCTGGTGGAGGCGCTCGAGGAGAACGAGCTCACCAGCCTGGCGGAGGACTTGCTGGGCCTGGCGAATCCTGAGGGCAGCCTGGTCTAG
- the PHAF1 gene encoding phagosome assembly factor 1 produces MLDLEVVPERSLGNEQWEFALGMPLAQAVAILQKHCRIIKNVQVLYSEQSPLSHDLILNLTQDGIKLLFDAFNQRLKVIEVYDLTKVKLKYCGVHFNSQAIAPTIEQIDQSFGATHPGVYNSAEQLFHLNFRGLSFSFQLDSWTEAPKYEPNFAHGLASLQIPHGATVKRMYIYSGNSLQDTKAPVMPLSCFLGNVYAESVDVLRDGTGPSGLRLRLLAAGCGPGLLADAKIRVFERSVYFGDSCQDVLSMLGSPHKVFYKSEDKMKIHSPSPHKQVPSKCNDYFFNYFTLGVDILFDANTHKVKKFVLHTNYPGHYNFNIYHRCEFKIPLTVKRENTEGQTETCTTYSKWDNIQELLGHPVEKPVVLHRSSSPNNTNPFGSTFCFGLQRMIFEVMQNNHIASVTLYGPPRPGAHLRTTELP; encoded by the exons ATGCTGGATCTGGAGGTGGTGCCCGAGCGCTCTCTGGGAAACGAGCAATGGGAATTCGCGCTGG GAATGCCTTTGGCTCAGGCGGTGGCCATTCTTCAGAAGCACTGTCGCATCATAAAAAATGTTCAGGTTCTCTACAGTGAACAG tCTCCTCTAAGCCATGACCTCATCCTTAACCTGACTCAGGACGGGATCAAACTACTGTTTGATGCTTTCAATCAGAGACTTAAG gtGATTGAAGTATATGACTTGACTAAAGTAAAGTTAAAATATTG TGGCGTGCATTTCAATTCTCAAGCCATAGCTCCCACCATTGAGCAGATTGACCAGTCTTTTGGTGCAACCCATCCTGGAG TGTACAACTCTGCTGAGCAGCTCTTCCACCTCAACTTCAGAggattgtctttctcttttcagcTAGATTCCTGGACTGAGGCTCCCAAGTATGAG CCCAATTTTGCCCATGGTCTGGCTTCTCTTCAGATACCCCACGGAGCAACTGTGAAACGAATGTATATCTACAGTGGGAACAGCCTACAGGATACCAA GGCACCCGTGATGCCCCTGAGCTGTTTCCTGGGCAACGTGTATGCTGAGAGTGTGGATGTTCTCCGGGATGGAACTGGACCCTCAGGTTTACGACTCCGCCTCCTTGCTGCAG GTTGTGGACCTGGCCTGCTAGCAGATGCCAAGATCCGGGTATTTGAACGCTCAGTGTATTTTGGTGATTCCTGTCAAGATGTTCTTAGCATGCTTGGCTCTCCACACAAGGTCTTCTACAAGTCAGAAGATAAG ATGAAGATTCATTCTCCTTCTCCTCATAAGCAAGTTCCATCCAAGTGCAATGACTACTTTTTTAACTACTTCACTCTTGGAGTG GACATTCTCTTTGATGCGAATACACACAAAGTGAAGAAGTTTGTCCTACATACCAATTACCCTGgacattataattttaatat TTATCACCGCTGTGAGTTCAAGATCCCCCTAACCGTAAAGAGAG AAAACACAGAGGGTCAGACAGAAACATGCACAACCTACAGCAAG TGGGACAACATCCAGGAGCTCCTGGGACACCCTGTGGAGAAGCCTGTGGTCCTGCACAG GTCCTCGTCCCCAAACAACACCAATCCTTTTGGCTCCACATTCTGCTTTGGTCTTCAGCGGATGATCTTTGAG GTAATGCAGAACAACCACATCGCCTCGGTGACCCTTTATGGCCCCCCCAGACCTGGTGCCCACCTGAGAACCACAGAGCTCCCCTAG
- the B3GNT9 gene encoding UDP-GlcNAc:betaGal beta-1,3-N-acetylglucosaminyltransferase 9: MRRRLRLRREALLTLLLGATLGLLLYAQHEGAAPTTSAPRAQGRAAPGPNPGLRVFQAPDTGAAPPAYEGDTPEPPTPTGPFDFGRYLRAKDQRRFPLLINQPHKCQGNGAFPRGPDLLIAVKSVAADFERRQAVRQTWGAEGRVQGALVRRVFLLGVPRGTGTGGGEAEAGTQTHWSALLRAESRAYADILLWAFDDTFFNLTLKEIHFLAWASAYCPDVHFVFKGDADVFVHVGNLLEFLAPRDPGQDLLAGDVIVQARPIRVRASKYYIPEAVYGLPAYPAYAGGGGFVLSGATLRRLASACAQVELFPIDDVFLGMCLQRLRLTPEPHPAFRTFGIPRPSAAPHLHTFDPCFYRELVVVHGLSAADIWLMWHLLHGPNEQACARPWPVPAGPFQWGP; this comes from the coding sequence ATGAGGCGGAGGCTGCGCCTACGCCGAGAAGCGTTGCTCACGCTGCTCCTCGGCGCCACCCTCGGCCTCCTGCTCTACGCGCAGCACGAAGGCGCGGCCCCGACGACAAGCGCGCCGCGAGCACAAGGGAGGGCGGCGCCGGGGCCCAACCCCGGGCTCCGTGTATTTCAGGCCCCGGACACGGGTGCAGCCCCTCCGGCCTACGAAGGGGATACGCCGGAGCCGCCCACACCCACGGGACCGTTTGACTTCGGCCGCTATCTGCGCGCCAAGGACCAGCGGCGCTTCCCTCTCCTCATTAATCAGCCGCACAAGTGCCAAGGAAATGGCGCGTTCCCCCGCGGACCCGACCTGCTCATCGCCGTCAAGTCGGTGGCGGCAGACTTCGAGCGGCGCCAGGCCGTGCGCCAGACGTGGGGTGCTGAGGGGCGCGTGCAGGGGGCGCTAGTGCGCCGGGTGTTCTTGTTGGGCGTACCCAGGGGCACAGGCACAGGCGGGGGTGAGGCGGAAGCGGGCACTCAAACGCACTGGAGCGCCCTGCTGCGTGCCGAGAGCCGCGCGTACGCGGACATCCTGCTCTGGGCCTTCGACGACACTTTCTTCAACCTAACGCTCAAGGAGATCCACTTTCTGGCCTGGGCCTCCGCCTACTGCCCCGACGTGCACTTCGTTTTTAAAGGCGACGCCGACGTGTTCGTGCACGTGGGAAACCTGCTGGAGTTCCTGGCGCCGAGGGACCCGGGGCAGGACCTGCTTGCAGGTGACGTGATCGTGCAGGCGCGGCCAATCCGCGTGCGGGCCAGCAAGTACTACATCCCAGAGGCTGTGTACGGCCTGCCAGCCTACCCGGCCTACGCAGGTGGCGGCGGCTTCGTGCTCTCGGGGGCCACGCTGCGCCGCCTGGCCAGTGCCTGCGCGCAGGTTGAGCTTTTCCCCATCGACGACGTCTTTCTGGGCATGTGTCTACAGCGCCTGCGCCTCACGCCTGAACCTCATCCTGCTTTCCGCACTTTTGGCATCCCTCGACCTTCAGCCGCACCGCACCTCCACACCTTCGACCCCTGCTTTTATCGCGAGCTGGTTGTAGTGCACGGGCTCTCAGCTGCTGACATCTGGCTTATGTGGCACCTGCTGCATGGGCCGAACGAGCAAGCCTGTGCGCGTCCATGGCCTGTTCCTGCTGGCCCTTTCCAGTGGGGCCCCTAG